The sequence below is a genomic window from Streptococcus pantholopis.
ATAATACTTGCCATTCTATCCTCTCCAAACATAACAATTCTTAAATAGTGAAAATTTAATTTTAACTATCTATCACTTCCATCATAGCTAAAAAAAATTCAAAAATCAAGTATTAAGATCTGTTTCATAATTAAAAAAAGATGACATTCCAATGTCTAAAACTTATCATTTGCAGCTCAGCAAACTAGACTTGCAATGCTCTAAAAAGCTGTTTGGCAGAAAAACTACCAATCATTCAGCAGGTCATTGAGCCTGTCAAAGGTTAAAAACAAGATAGGATAATCCATACGTTTTTGTCCTTCATCTACCAGATAATGGAGATTGGTTTTCTGCTCACTGTCGTAAAAGATATAAGCGCCGTCTGAGTTATCAAGCAGAAACTGATTATACTGCCGAAACTGCCAAGGACCTTGATAAGCGTCATAACAGTATTTAAAAAAATCAACTGTCTTGAACTTTGTCCATTTTTCCTGATTGGCTGTATTCCAATTTTCTCCATGATTGCGGAAAAGGACAATGGTAGCAATGCCAAAATCATATGTTTGCTGCAGTTCCTGAGCGACCTCTAAAGCCCAAAATTCAAAACCAAGACTCCCGGTAAAAATAAGCCACTCAGCTCCCTCCTCCAGATAAGACAGCAAATCCTTTTTAATTGCTTTTTTTATCATTTCGATGCGCTTATCACTGTCTTGAAAGATTCCCAGATCAAAGCTTCTGTAGCCGGTTATAAGAATCGTATGCATAAAATATCATCCTTTTTAAAATTATGGTATAATAGTTTTGCTTTATATTATCCTATTTTGTATGTGAAGTTAGGAGGATTATGGTTAATTATCCGCACCCCCATCATCTCATCCGAAAAAAAACAGCAGGACAGTCAGACAAAAAGGTTAATTTTGCTAACCGAGGCATGTCTTTTGAAGCAGCAATTAATGCAACCAACAATTATTACTTGGCGCATTCTATTGCTGTCATTCATAAAAAGCCGACGCCCATCCAAATAGTGAAAGTGGATTATCCTATGCGCAGCCGCGCCAAGATTGTTGAAGCTTATTTCAGACAGCCGTCAACAACTGACTATTCCGGTGTTTACCGAGGGCACTATATTGATTTTGAAGCAAAGGAAACTCGGCTGAAAACAGCTATGCCTATGAAAAATTTTCATATGCATCAAATTGAGCACATGGCTAAAGTTTTAGAACAGCAGGGAATCTGCTTTGTTTTGCTTCATTTTTCATCATTAAAAGAAACCTATTTTCTGCCGGCTAAAGCTCTGATTGATTTTTATCAGATTGACCGCGGCACAAAATCAATGCCTCTTGATTATATCAAAAAGAAGGGCTATTGGGTAGAGATGAAGGCTCTGCCGCAGGTTCCTTATTTAGACATTATTGAAAATTATTTTTTAGGCGGTGATTACTATCAAAACGATTCAGTTCAGAAGAAGAAATAATCAAAAACGAGCCGGCAGAGAGCTTACAACTAGGGACAAGGTACTTAAAACAATTAAATACGCTGTCTTTGCTGCTCTCAGTCTGGCTCTCATCGGTATTGTTGTCGGCGGTCTCCTTTTTGCATACTATATCAGCAGTACACCAGAGCTTTCTGAAAGCAAACTCGAGTCTACTAACTCAAGTCTGGTTTACGATGTCAACAATAATCTCATTGCTGATTTGGGATCTGAAAAGCGGGAGAGCGTCACAGCTGACAGTATTCCGCTTAACCTTGTTAATGCTGTCACTTCCATAGAAGACAAACGTTTTTTTAAGCACCGCGGGATTGACCTTTACCGGATTATCGGCGCCGCTTGGAATAACCTAATCAGAAGCAGCACTCAGGGCGGCTCAACACTCGATCAGCAAGTCATCAAACTAGGCTACTTTTCGACCAGCGAATCCGATCAAACCTTAAAACGAAAGGCTCAGGAAGCTTGGCTGGCCCTGCAGATGGAGCGAAAATATACAAAAGAAGAAATCCTCACCTTCTATGTCAATAAAGTCTATATGGGCAACGGCAACTATGGAATGCTGACCGCTGCTAAGTCTTATTACAATAAAGACTTAAAAGATCTTTCTATTGCACAAATTGCTCTTTTGGCCGGTATTCCTCAGGCACCTAGTCAGTACGATCCTTACAGTGAACCCGAAGCAGCTCAAAAGCGGCGGGATTTAGTTCTGAAAGAGATGTATGAAGACGGCAATATCACACAGGCAGAATACGACGAAGCTGTAGCAACACCTGTTACAGATGGTCTGCAGGAACTTAAAGAAAATACCAATTATCCGAAATATATGGATAATTACCTCAAGCAGGTGATTGACGAAGTCAAAGAAACGACAGGACAGGATATCTTTTCGGCCGGTATGAAAGTTTATACTAATGTCGATCCTGAAGCACAGCAGTATCTTTATGACATTTATAACACTGATACTTATGTCAACTATCCTGATGCAGATTTTCAGGTGGCTTCAACAGTTATTGATGTGACTAACGGTAGGGTTATCGCTCAATTAGGCGGACGAAATCAAGACAGCAATGTATCTTTTGGAACTAATCAGGCTGTTTTGACCGATCGGGACTGGGGTTCAACAATGAAACCAATCTCTGCCTATGGTCCTGCTATCGAAAGTAAAGCCTACACTTCAACCGGTCAGTCGACAAATGATGCTGTTTACTACTGGCCAGGCACAACAACCCAGCTCTACAACTGGGACCGCCAATACTATGGCTCTATGTCTATTCAAACAGCGATCCAGCAGTCACGTAATGTGCCGGCTGTTAAAGCTCTGGAAGCTGCAGGCTTGGAGACCGCCCAGGAATTCCTGAGCGGCTTAGGCATTAACTATCCGGAAATGGTTTATTCAAATGCTATTTCCAGCAACACCAGCAGCTCTGATCAAAAATACGGAGCCAGCAGTGAAAAAATGGCAGCTGCCTACGCTGCTTTTGCCAACGGCGGAACTTATTACAAACCGCAGTATGTCAATAAAATTGAGTTTAATGACGGAACTTCCCAGAGCTACTCTGCTTCAGCAACACGGGCCATGGAAGAAACGACTGCTTATATGATGACGGACATGCTTAAAACAGTTTTAACCTACGGAACAGGGACTGAAGCCTCCATTTCCGGAATTTATCAGGCTGGTAAAACGGGAACATCTAATTACACTGATGAAGAACTGACTGAGATTGCTCAAGATAAGGGTATCAGCACTTACAGTGTAGGAACTATGGCTCCTGATGAAAATTTCGTCGGTTACACAACGCAGTATGCCATGGCTGTCTGGACCGGCTACAAGGATCGAATGACGCCTGTCTATGGTGATGGGATCAAAATTGCTGCTCAAGTCTACCGGGCAATGATGCTTTATTTAGCACAGTCTGGCAGCGGCAGTACTGATTGGACCATGCCAAGCGGTTTGTATCGAAGCGGATCCTATCTTTATCTGAGCGGCTACACGTCAAAAACTTACGAATCTTCTTCCAGCTCAGTCTACAACAACATCTATGGTTCATCAACCACTGAATCAGAGGCACCATCCAGTGAAGAAGACACTGATGCAAATGCTGATAACAGCAGTGATGATTCAGAACAATCCTCCTCTCAAAGCGAAAGTGAAGACGAAAACGAAGGGGACTAGTCAGCTTTAGATTAAAAATCTTATTTAAACAAAAAGACCAAGCTTTGTGCTAAGTGAACACTAAGCTTGGTCTTTTATTCATTTTTATCACTTTTCCAGCCTAACAAAGAGAGGCCGCCAGCTGACAGTACAATAATTCTCAAAAACTGAGCCAACTAAAAAGTACTTATTGAACTAGGAAGAAAATCTACTGCTGTCATTTAGCAAGAGCCCCCATCGGATCCCACGGATCCAGTACAGTTGGTTCTGCCTCATAGGCAGCACGCTCTTGATCTGTTAAAAAGTCTTTACGGACTACGATTTGATAGGCATACTCTTCTATCCAGTCGTCAGAAGCCACAAAATAGCCTTTGTCTCCGACCTTTTCACCCCAAGAATTCTCAACTTTCCATTTAAGCGGGCGACCGCTGTCATCTAAGTCAACCCCGGTTAACACCATGGCATGCGTCATTAGGCTCTCACCGTAATCCAGACGGCCGGCTTTATCCTGTTCGAAGTCAAGGTCTAAAGCAGCTGAAAAATCATAAGCTGTCGTCGCCAGAATCCCTTTTTTCCGTTCAGAAAACTGTCCGACATCTGAACCAAACCAGACTGTTTCTCCGGCTTTCAATTGTTTAAGAGCCAGCTCCTTGAAGCGATCTATATCTAGATTGAGGTAGCGGACGGCAGGGCCGCCGACAACATTTCCCAGCATCTCAACTGTATAAGACCGGCCATAGGGCTTGTCTGCAGTCGGAGCGTTAATAACAGACACATAGTTATTTAAGTCCATATGGATATATTTTTCATAGAAACGCTGCGGAGTGATCTGCTTATCAGCATGATAATGGCCGTCTTCATCGCGGTAGGAGAAATCAAAATGTCTTGGCGGCAAACCTAAATTGATGGCTAAAAAGTTAAAAATTCCCTGTAACAGTTCTTCTTTTTTAGCTTGAAGAGCCGAATGATCAGCACCTTGATTGAACAGTTCCCGCAGTATTTGTGCATCCTGCCGCAGCAATTTATTGAGATACTGATTCATTTCTCTGCTGGCGCTGGATGAGACGGATTCAGGATAAACTGACTTAGGTACAAGACCGTACTTTTCAAAAAGCGCAAGAGCCATATCCCACTGACCTCCGTCCTGCTGCGGAGTATCCAGTAAAAATTTAACCTTTCGACTGGAGAGTTCCAGATGCGCAGTAGCCAGAATCTGCTCAAGAAACCAGTTGGACTTTTCATACTTATCCCAGAAAAAGGTATGCGCTTGTGAAAATTCAAAATTTTCTACGTTAAAATCCTTAATCACTTGATGCCGAAAAGTATTGAGGGCAGCAAACATCCAACAGCGGCCTGAAGCTTTTTGGTCGGCAGCTTTGTCTTGAGTTAAATCAATAGAAAAAGTGTAATCGTTCTCCACTTCACTTTGCCGTGTTGCCAGCGACTTTAGCAGGCCGTTATGGGTTACAGCATGCTCCACAGCACGATATTTGAGATTGGCCTCATATTGTTCGAAAAGTTTATCTGTAAAACTTGTTTTTAATTCCGACATGTAAAAAGTCTCCTTTATTTGATTAAGCAACTTATGGCCTGATTAGGCAATTTTTGTCAGTTCTATTCTGGACAATCAGCCGGCTTTTTGGTCCTGCTGATTCTACTTCCAAAAATCATCAAAGATGGTGATAGGAAGGTGGCGCTTATGCATCGTTTTTTTCCACCAATCTTCAATCACTTTCTGGGCTTCCGGAGCAATTGTCTTTCCTTCCAAATAGTCATCAATGTCATTGTAGCTCACACCTAAGGCCAGTTCATCAGCAAGTCCCGGCCTGTCCTCTTCCAAATCAGCGGTCGGTACTTTTTCATAAAGGGCTTTATCTGCCCCCAGTTCTGCCAAAAGCCGCCGCCCTTGACGCTTATTTAAGCGGTAGAGCGGCAGAATATCCGCTCCGCCGTCTCCGAATTTGGTAAAAAAGCCCGTTAAATTCTCTGCTGCATGGTCCGTACCAATCACCGCCCCGGCATACTGACCGGCAATCGCATACTGAGTAATCATTCGCTGCCGAGCTTTGATATTACCCTTATTAAAATCCGATACTGTAACACCGGCTGCTTGTAAAGCCTCAACTTGCTGGCTTACAGCCCCTTTAATGTTAACAGTCACAAGCCGGTCAGGCTGAATAAACTGCAGAGCCATCTGAGCATCGTTTTCATCTTGCTGAATCCCATAAGGCAGGCGGACAGCAATAAACTGATAAGCCTTGTCCCTAGTTTCAGCACGCAGCTCTTCAACAGCAATCTGAGCTAAACGTCCGGCCAAAGTTGAATCCTGACCACCAGAAATTCCCAAAACATAAGTTTTTAAAAAGGAATGCTTATACAGGTAGGCCTTCAAGAAATCAACAGATTTACGGATTTCCTTCTGACTGTCAATAGCGGCCTGCACTCCTAATGTTTTGATAATGCTTTCCTGCAAAGTCATAAGCTCTTCCTTTCTTCTTCTGCAGAATCATAGGCTGATTGGCGTACGCGGTCAATCAAGTTCATCTTATTGTCCCAAACATCCTGAGCTAAATCTACAGGATAATCCTGAGGATTCAGCACGCGCTTGTATTCATTCCACAAACCATCCAGTTCTTTTTTAGCGTATTCTTTTATCTCTGCAAGCGTCGGCAAATCATAAACCAGCCGGCCTTGCTGATAAATATCAACTAAAAGCGGAACAGCCTTAAAATTCTTTATGGTCTTACTGATATAAGTGTAAGTAGGATGAAACATCACAATTTCATCCAAGTGATTGACATCTGTCTCAGCAAAAGTGATGTAATCCCCTTCAGATTTTCCTTTTTCACGGCTGGTAATGCGCCAAACCTGTTTTTTACCAGGCGTTGATACTTTTTCAGCATTATTGGACAATTTGATAGTATCCTGCATCACACCGTTTTCGTCCTCAATGGAAACAATTTTGTAGACTGCACCAAGAGCAGGCTGGTCGTAGGCAGTAATCAGTTTTGTTCCGACTCCCCAAACATCGATTTTAGCCTTTTGCATTTTGAGGTTGAGAATAGTATTTTCATCTAAGTCATTAGAAGCATAAATTTTAGCATCCGTAAAACCAGCTGCATCCAGCTGTTTGCGGACTTCTTTTGAAAGGTAGGCCAAGTCGCCGGAATCCAGACGGACACCTTTAAAGGAAATCTTATCCCCCATTTCCTGAGCCACACGGATAGCAGACGGCACACCAATCTTTAAGGTATCATAGGTATCAACTAAAAAAACACAATCCTTATGAGTTTTAGCATAAGCCTTAAATGCTTCATAATCATTGCCGTAAGCCTGAACCAGGGCATGAGCATGTGTGCCGGAAACCGGGATATCAAACAGTTTTCCGGCCCGGACATTACTGGTGGCATCTGCCCCACCAATCACTGCCGCTCTCGTCCCCCAAATGGCGGCATCCAGTTCCTGAGCACGCCGAGTTCCGAACTCCAGCAGAGGTTCATCCTCAATAACAGAACGGATACGAGCCGCCTTTGTCGCAATCAGAGTTTGAAAATTAATAATATTTAAAAGGGCTGTTTCAACCAGCTGACATTGAGCCAATGAGCCTTCAACCTGTACTATCGGTTCATTGGCAAAAACCAAATCCCCTTCCTTTGCTGACCGGATTGATAAATCTAATTTTAAATTTTTCAAGTACGATAGGAAATCCTGAGGGTAGCCCAAACGTTCTAAATAAGCAATATCCGACGCAGTAAAACTCAGGCCTTCCAAATATTGAATCAAACGCTCCAGACCTGCAAAAACGGCATAACCGTTAGCAAAGGGCTCTTTACGGAAATAAGCTTCAAAAACTGCTTTTTTATTATGGATACCTTGTTCAAAATAGACCTGCATCATATTAATCTGATAAAGATCAGTATGCAAAGTTAAACTATCGTCTGTGTACATAACACTCCTCCGTATATAAAGATACAAAGCCCGTTTAAAACGCAAAGAGAAAATAGGGGACTGACTGACGAATCGCCAGATTCTAAGTCAGGACATCTTTTTCCCGCAGCGTTTAGGGCGTATTCAGTTCATTAAGATACAAAGCCCGTTAAAAGAGCAAAGCAAAAATAGGAGGCTGGACGAAGAGCCACAAAGCTCTAGGACAGGCTGTCTTTTTTGCACAGCTCTTAGGGCGTGTTCAGTTCATTAAGATACAAAGCCCGTTAAAAGAGCAAAGCAAAAATAGGAGGCTGGACGAAGAGCCACAAAGCTCTAGGACAGGCTGTCTTTTTTGCACAGCTCTTAGGGCGTGTTCAGTTCATTAAGATACAAAGCCCGTTAAAAGAGCAAAGCAAAAATAGGAGGCTGGACGAAGAGCCACAAAGCTCTAGGACAGGCTGTCTTTTTTGCACAGCTCTTAGGGCGTGTTCAGTTCATTAAGATACAAAGCCCGTTAAGAACGCAAAAGGAAAATGGCGGTAAGCCAGAAATCTTCGATTTCGTCTGCGCACCCCTGCCAAGACGACTAGAAAGATACGGTCGGCTGTTAAGGTGACAAAGCTTTCAGACGTTTACGGCTGGCGGTAAGCCAGAAATCTTCGATTTCGTCTGCGCACCCCTGCCAGAAAGACTAGAAAGGTGCGGTCGGCTGTTAAGGTGACAAAACTTTCAGACGTTTACGGCTGGCGGTAAGCCAGAAATCTTCGATTTCGTCTGCGCACCCCTGCCAGAAAGACTAGAGAGGTGCGGTCGGCTGTTAAGACGACAAAGCTTTCAGTCGTTTACGGCTGGCGGTAAGCCAGAAAGACTAGAAAGCTGCGAGCGGCCACTAAGATAACAAAATTTTCAGA
It includes:
- a CDS encoding DUF1273 domain-containing protein, with product MHTILITGYRSFDLGIFQDSDKRIEMIKKAIKKDLLSYLEEGAEWLIFTGSLGFEFWALEVAQELQQTYDFGIATIVLFRNHGENWNTANQEKWTKFKTVDFFKYCYDAYQGPWQFRQYNQFLLDNSDGAYIFYDSEQKTNLHYLVDEGQKRMDYPILFLTFDRLNDLLNDW
- the recU gene encoding Holliday junction resolvase RecU, with amino-acid sequence MVNYPHPHHLIRKKTAGQSDKKVNFANRGMSFEAAINATNNYYLAHSIAVIHKKPTPIQIVKVDYPMRSRAKIVEAYFRQPSTTDYSGVYRGHYIDFEAKETRLKTAMPMKNFHMHQIEHMAKVLEQQGICFVLLHFSSLKETYFLPAKALIDFYQIDRGTKSMPLDYIKKKGYWVEMKALPQVPYLDIIENYFLGGDYYQNDSVQKKK
- the pbp1a gene encoding penicillin-binding protein PBP1A is translated as MITIKTIQFRRRNNQKRAGRELTTRDKVLKTIKYAVFAALSLALIGIVVGGLLFAYYISSTPELSESKLESTNSSLVYDVNNNLIADLGSEKRESVTADSIPLNLVNAVTSIEDKRFFKHRGIDLYRIIGAAWNNLIRSSTQGGSTLDQQVIKLGYFSTSESDQTLKRKAQEAWLALQMERKYTKEEILTFYVNKVYMGNGNYGMLTAAKSYYNKDLKDLSIAQIALLAGIPQAPSQYDPYSEPEAAQKRRDLVLKEMYEDGNITQAEYDEAVATPVTDGLQELKENTNYPKYMDNYLKQVIDEVKETTGQDIFSAGMKVYTNVDPEAQQYLYDIYNTDTYVNYPDADFQVASTVIDVTNGRVIAQLGGRNQDSNVSFGTNQAVLTDRDWGSTMKPISAYGPAIESKAYTSTGQSTNDAVYYWPGTTTQLYNWDRQYYGSMSIQTAIQQSRNVPAVKALEAAGLETAQEFLSGLGINYPEMVYSNAISSNTSSSDQKYGASSEKMAAAYAAFANGGTYYKPQYVNKIEFNDGTSQSYSASATRAMEETTAYMMTDMLKTVLTYGTGTEASISGIYQAGKTGTSNYTDEELTEIAQDKGISTYSVGTMAPDENFVGYTTQYAMAVWTGYKDRMTPVYGDGIKIAAQVYRAMMLYLAQSGSGSTDWTMPSGLYRSGSYLYLSGYTSKTYESSSSSVYNNIYGSSTTESEAPSSEEDTDANADNSSDDSEQSSSQSESEDENEGD
- the pepC gene encoding aminopeptidase C — translated: MSELKTSFTDKLFEQYEANLKYRAVEHAVTHNGLLKSLATRQSEVENDYTFSIDLTQDKAADQKASGRCWMFAALNTFRHQVIKDFNVENFEFSQAHTFFWDKYEKSNWFLEQILATAHLELSSRKVKFLLDTPQQDGGQWDMALALFEKYGLVPKSVYPESVSSSASREMNQYLNKLLRQDAQILRELFNQGADHSALQAKKEELLQGIFNFLAINLGLPPRHFDFSYRDEDGHYHADKQITPQRFYEKYIHMDLNNYVSVINAPTADKPYGRSYTVEMLGNVVGGPAVRYLNLDIDRFKELALKQLKAGETVWFGSDVGQFSERKKGILATTAYDFSAALDLDFEQDKAGRLDYGESLMTHAMVLTGVDLDDSGRPLKWKVENSWGEKVGDKGYFVASDDWIEEYAYQIVVRKDFLTDQERAAYEAEPTVLDPWDPMGALAK
- the nadE gene encoding ammonia-dependent NAD(+) synthetase, with the protein product MTLQESIIKTLGVQAAIDSQKEIRKSVDFLKAYLYKHSFLKTYVLGISGGQDSTLAGRLAQIAVEELRAETRDKAYQFIAVRLPYGIQQDENDAQMALQFIQPDRLVTVNIKGAVSQQVEALQAAGVTVSDFNKGNIKARQRMITQYAIAGQYAGAVIGTDHAAENLTGFFTKFGDGGADILPLYRLNKRQGRRLLAELGADKALYEKVPTADLEEDRPGLADELALGVSYNDIDDYLEGKTIAPEAQKVIEDWWKKTMHKRHLPITIFDDFWK
- a CDS encoding nicotinate phosphoribosyltransferase translates to MYTDDSLTLHTDLYQINMMQVYFEQGIHNKKAVFEAYFRKEPFANGYAVFAGLERLIQYLEGLSFTASDIAYLERLGYPQDFLSYLKNLKLDLSIRSAKEGDLVFANEPIVQVEGSLAQCQLVETALLNIINFQTLIATKAARIRSVIEDEPLLEFGTRRAQELDAAIWGTRAAVIGGADATSNVRAGKLFDIPVSGTHAHALVQAYGNDYEAFKAYAKTHKDCVFLVDTYDTLKIGVPSAIRVAQEMGDKISFKGVRLDSGDLAYLSKEVRKQLDAAGFTDAKIYASNDLDENTILNLKMQKAKIDVWGVGTKLITAYDQPALGAVYKIVSIEDENGVMQDTIKLSNNAEKVSTPGKKQVWRITSREKGKSEGDYITFAETDVNHLDEIVMFHPTYTYISKTIKNFKAVPLLVDIYQQGRLVYDLPTLAEIKEYAKKELDGLWNEYKRVLNPQDYPVDLAQDVWDNKMNLIDRVRQSAYDSAEEERKSL